Below is a window of Mauremys mutica isolate MM-2020 ecotype Southern chromosome 11, ASM2049712v1, whole genome shotgun sequence DNA.
GTCGGCGGTTCTCTCAGCCGCTGGGGAGAAGAGACCACATCTGCCAGTGTGTTTCCCAGCTGGTTGCTGAGAGCCGAGCACTGGGGAGACTCAGGAACGCCGCGTTCAGTTCCAGGTTCAGGACAGGAGTGTGGTCGAGCGACGACACActcttctgccccatccccatccccctccacacCCTGAGGGCTCCTgtcgctcccagctgccccaggccTCTCCAGCACCACTCCTCTCCGCCGTGGGTCAAGCTCCTTCATCCTCCCGCTCGCTGCCAGGAGCACAGCCGGGCCTGTCTACCTGCGCTCTGCGCTGACGGCCAGCACCCAGGAGGAGCAACTGCAGAGAAAGTccctctgccctgggctggggcccgCTCCGGCGCTCTGCGGGGATGgcctgcagcaggagccgggggggctggagcatgctcccTGCACACCAATCTTCAGAGAATGGAGCTGCCAAGCTCTCAGCAGGCTACTGAGCACGGCCCCGCTGGGAATGTTCCAGCCTTACCTCCTGGCCAAGTTTCACCCCCTGCTCCAAAGCCTGCAAGCTCCAGTGCTGCGCAATGAAGTAGTTACAAGAATGTTACAATGGATTGTCCCTGGTCTCTCGAATGGCTGAAACTTCCCCAAAGCCTTCAGGCTGAGGCAGCCCCAGCATGGGGAATTTCCCCGAGCAGGGGCTTCTGCTCACAGCTCCATCACTCCCCAGGCCCGCGTGGACAGCGCCCAGGCACCGCGCACTCACCGCTCACCATGACGACATGTGGACTTTATATAAAAAAGACAGACGACAACAACTCATTTCTGTGCAAGAACGTCCACAAACAGTGTGAGCCGGTACGGTGACAGCACTCCCACAGCGGCGCCTGCTGCTGCTCAGACGTGCTCACCGGGGCTCAGTTCACATTGTCACATAGTAAAAACAACCCAAAGCACAAACGCACAGAACATGCCCAGACCCAGCTCCCGGCAGGCGCCAGGACATCACAGCGGGATGGGGAACGAGGGGGATATGACACAGATGAACTTTCCTGCCTGGCCACAGAACGGGCTCCACGTGCAGGCAGCAGCTTGCTCACACGTGGCAGTGTTAGACGTGCCACACGTGGGCAGCTTCACCCCACTAAGGCGCAcaggtccccactgcacctctcCCAGCACCAGGGCCCCTGGGCCTTCCCGGAACGCCCTGCTTGTGCACCAAGCAATGGCccctggctgccagagctgtCCCacgggtggcagggctggggcgagggcTGCAGGGGAGTGTGAGCGCCCCCCCAGATACACGGAGGGGCTCTGCCTCCTTGAGAACCCCTCTGGAGAACGTGCTACATCGTGCTGGGGCCGCCCCTCCCCTGCTTGGCGCGGGGCAGTTTGCAGGTCATTGTTACAGCCGGGGTCGGTGGCGGCCCAGCCCCACGCAGCCCCGCCATGCTGCGGCCTGATGGCACAGGTCTCCGGGAAGGTTCAGCGGAGCCGGGGCTGGTGCATCTCACGGGCTCAGCTCATGTCCCCAGCCTGGTCACACCACGGAGTCCCGGATTTCGGAGCCCAGCCGCACCCGGGGTCTGTGGCAGGCCGGAGACACCTCCACGAAGCTCTCGCGGATGCTGAGGGGCCTCCTGTCCGACTGGGAGAAGGCCGGGCTGGCGCCTGGGGGCGCATGCGGGGGGGTGCTGATGGAGCTGTCGGTCAGGGCCTGGTAGCCCTTGTGGTCGGGCGCCGTGCTGGGCAGGCTGCTGCCGTTGAGGGGCAGGCTCTCGATGGGCAGCCCCACCTTCCTGTGGCTCCCGCTGGGGCACTCGCCCTGCTTGAGGAAGGCCTTCATGCTGTCCCGGTGCCGGCAGAGCACGAAgagcgccagcagcagcagcgccgccCCGAACAGTGCGCACATGACCAGGAACTCGGGCCAGTAGCTCTTGCCGTCCTGCCGGGAGGAGACGCTGCCCACGGCAGAGGTGCTCCGGGAGGTGCTGATGGTCTCCAGGGCATCCTGGCCGGGCAGGGACCTGCCCGCTGCGTCCAGGGGCACATGCAGCACCGGGGgcagctcctccacccccacacagTAGCTCGCCATCAGCTTCTGGAAGCCTTCCTCCAGCGACCAGCACTCGTAGGTGCCCCGGCGCTCCTGGCTGCCCACCAGGATGAGGGCTCCGTCCGGCAGCACCAGGTAGGAAGAGTTGATCTGGGTCCCATTGTGCACCCACAGCCGCGAGGCCAAGTTGGACAAAAGCCGGCACGGCAGGGGCCTGACCGCGTTGGGCAGGAGCTGGATCTGCTGGCACTGTGGTCCCTCTGCTGCGGAGCAAGCCACACAGGCAGGTCAGGAACCGCTCCGGCCAGCCGCCTCCCCCTGCCCACGCCGGGCCCGGGCACCCGCGGGACAGCAACTGGGGTGTGGGAACGGCCGGCAATGGCCCCGTGTCACCATGATGGGGCGAATGGGGTGGCCATCGGGGATCCAGCTCCGGGCTACGGCAGGGTCTATGCGCACGTCAGGGGCGTGTTCTCactcggggggggtggggggtggcagccatgtGCTCCTAGAGCCCCCCCAGCTGGCCAGGCCCTGGCAGTGACGCCACCCGCCCTTCGGAGGGCAATGGCAGCTAGACTGGACAGATGGGGGATCCTCTTGGATCCTTGTGCAGAGGTCCCAgaggccccccctccccgccccacagcaGGCTTGcaaaccccacccccactgggTCCTGCCCCAAGGCCTCCTTACCTGGGGGTCGGAGAAgcggggggatgggcagggacacgTTGCTTGCTTGGCAGAGCCTCTCCGTGTCAGCGTCTTCGATATCCTGGGCCCAGGGTCTGCAGGGGGAGACTCGCAGTCAGCACGgcctgtgcagggagggggcgagGAGCAGGGCCGAGCGTGGCGGGCGGGGGGTGGAGAGCTGAGAGGGGTGAAAGTGGGACTGGCCAggctgagtggggcggggctggcagaGCTGAGCGGGACTGGCGGCAtctgggtggggcggggctgggggtggcggccgagaggggcggggctggggctgggggcggcggccgagaggggcggggctggggctggccgagccgagaggggcggggctggggctggccgggCCCAGTAGCCCAGCACTTACTGGGGGTGCAGCGGCAGCTGCAGGTGGTACTGGGCGACGCTGCGGCAGGCCTCCCCGCTCCAGGCACAGTAGGGGTCCCGGGACAGGACGCACTCCCCACAGCTCCTGTACAGGCTGCAGTTGGAGAGGGGCACCTGGGCCACTGCTGAGTAAGAGGCAGCGTAAAGCAGGCCCTGTGCAGGAGAGAGCAGATTGAGAGCTGGTCCAGCAGAGGGCGTGTGCCTGAGTGTGCACACGTGTGTGTCGCCGAGGAGACGTCACCGGATGGGATCTATGTGGCAGGTGCCATTCGTGAAATCCACGTTTACCCCTCGTCTGTGTCTGAGATCCCCGCCCTGTCGGCTCTGCTGACTCTCCCAGGCAGGGGGGGAGCACCTCTCTGGGGAGAGAGGCtctagggtgtgggctgagcaggccagaGGAGCCCTCGAGCAGCCCAGCGGGGGCAGAAGGGCGGAGCCGAGCCGCTCTCTGGTTGTGAGTTTCTGTCGCTAAAGTCAAACGGGATGACGGAGTTTGCCTCAGTTCCTGCTGCTGGGCAGCGCCTGCAGAGCAGACCCTGTCACCTGGCTCCCCCCAGAGACGGGGCTGTTGGTTTTCCCTGATGAGCCTGTTTCAGTGCAGGAAACCCTtcccagggagggaggaagccgGAGCCAGCCATGCTGGGAGCCATTTGGCGGTGAGAGGAGACGTGAGCCCAGGCTTGGCCCTGGCTCCCCCGGTTTGCCCCCCAGGCTGACCGAGAGCACTTGGCCCCTCTGGgcgtgcccagccccagggcagcaggacAGGGAGGATGGCTGTGCAGAGCGCCACGCAGAAGGCAGCTCCAAGGCTGTGTATGGGAACggctcctgctcccccatcccgcCCGCCCTGGGTcatgtgcccccagccctctggtgTTGCCTGCTGAGGGAGGGAAGGGTGAGGATGCAGGAGTTTCCCATCATGCTCGCTGGCTTGCCTGGCTCTGGTCCAGCAGCAGCTTGTGGACTGGGTGGCCGGCATGGAAAAGGCGGATCTCCTCGATGATATGCACTTTCTGGTTCACGCTCACGGCCTTGTGCAGTCGTCCGTCGTCTGCAACGCACAAagcggggacactgagcagagccACCTGGGCTGGGAACACCCTGCCTGGCTGGCCCCCACAAGCTCCCCAGGGAGACCCACCTGTGCCCAGGAAGAGGACATCGTAGGTGTGGTGCAGGCCCCGCACGCGTTGCACGCAGATCTGCTGGTAGTGCACGCGGCTCTGCAGCAGGAGCGGCTGGCTCCGGATGGCGCTGTCCATCAGGAAATGGTCCTTGATGAAATTCAGCACGCGGTCTGGCATCTGGAGAGAGGAGTTGATCTTCATGTGCCGCGTGCGGCTGGTGATGCACTGGTGGGGCGGAGAGGAAGAGAGCTAGACACGGACAGCACAGCCCTGCAGCATCGAGACAGACCCACGGCCTGCGGTCCCAGAGCACAGCCCCCAGCGGGGAGAGCACACGCAGCTGGCTGAGCCTCCCCACCAGGGGGCATTAGTGAGGgcaggcgcacacacacacacaggggctgaGGGCTGGCGCCTTTCACACCAGCCTCTCCTGGCCCACCCTCAAGCTGCAGCAGCCCCCGCTAACAGCTTGGCCAGGAGCTCGAGGAAGACGCCCAGGGGCTGGGAGGTGCTGGAAGGTGGCAGTGTGGATTGGCTCAGGCTGTGCTGATGTGACCAGGCTGGAGAGTTCAGTGCCgctgtgctgggagagggggacGTACCGCTCCGggccggggctctggcacagggccAGTGTCCGTGTACCACTGCTGCGTCTCACGGTTCACCTCCTTGTAGAACCCGCCGAAGGCCTTCTGCACGTCGTGCATGGCGAAGGCACATACTGCCGAGCTGCCCGGGCCCCCTTTGTTCCTGGCACCAGAGGGGAAATCAGCAGCTAAAAAGGGTCCTGGAACCACCCAGAGACACCTGGGCCCTGCACGGCCCCAGCAGACAGCTCAGCCCCTGCAGGCTGGGCACAATCCACCCTGACAcacagctccccacagcacctggACCAGGCAAACAGCTGGGACACATAACAGGAGGGGAAGAGCtgtcagcagctgcagggagcgccccctagaggggaaaggccccacgtcccattccccgcccccctgagccaacCAGTCTCCCGCCCTGGGGTCAGATCAgagacagcgccccctagtggggaaaggccccacgtcccattccccgcccccctgagccagccagtctcccgccctggggccagatgggagccagcgccccctagcggggacaggccccgtgtcccattccccgcccccctgagccaaccagtcccccgccctggggccagatgggagccagcGCGCCCTAGCGGGGAAAGGCCCCAcgtcccattccccgcccccctgagccagccagtcccccgccctggggccataTCAgagacagcgccccctagcggggacaggccccgtgtcccattccccgcccccctgagccagccagtcccccgccctggggccggatgggagccagcgccccctagcggggaaaggccccgtgtcccattccccgcccccctgagccaacCAGTCtcccgccctggggccagatgggagccagcgccTCCTAgcagggaaaggccccgtgtcccattccccacccccctgagccagccagtccccgccctggggccggatgggagccagcgcctcctagcggggaaaggccccgtgtcccattccccgcccccctgagccagccagtccctgccctggggccataTCAgagacagcgccccctagcggggaaaggccccgtgtcccattccccacccccctgagccagccagtccctgccctggggccataTCAgagacagcgccccctagcggggAAAGGCCCCAGGTCCCATTCCCCGCCCCGCTCTGCTAACCCAGGCTAAcccatctgctggcagtgccccaggAAGACGCCCTGGTCTGGGTCTGAGCGGCTGTAGCTGGAGCCAGCTGCAGGGCCCTGTCCTGCGCCCGTGCTCACCATTGGGAGGTGAAGACGCCATAGAAGACCGTGTCCCTCCAGTGCCGCTCGTCCGGCGTGAGCACAAAGACGTCCTGCAGCACGTTGAAGGGGAACCCGTCGTCAGGGCGCGAGCACAAGAGCTGGGCCTTGAGGAATGTTGTCCACCTCCGCTGGAGCACCCGCTCCCCGCCCAGATCCCCCTGCCAAGGAGAGAGCGGGCGTCACCCTGCGCTGCCCCGGCCCCGCAGTGCAGCAGAGAGGGGCGGTTGCAGCGGAGCCTGGAGAAGCAGGCAAGctctgtgggcagcagggggcgctgcaggccCAGCCACAAGCACATCGGTGAGTCCATCAGTGACATGCACAGATGTGACTCTACCTGCACCGGTTTGCACGTGTGATCGACCCCATCAGGCACCCTCCCTGGCACGTCCGCGTGACCACCCCCCACCCAGAGGACAGTACGCGGCTCACCTTGCACACGCGGGCGATCCGCGACACGATGGTGTTCTCGAAGAAGTCGAACTCCTTGCCGGTCTCGCTGAAGAAGAAGTACACCTTGTCGTCGTCCCCCTCAGAGTTGCCAGGCGGCAGGCTCTCCCGCAGGTAGGCTGAGCCCACGAAGGCTGGGTCTGCATCCCAAATACAGAGCCTCAGTGCcagccccctgggatcccagAGCATCCTGGAGTCTGGGCAATTCGTCGCTGGGGGCGAGACGCAGCCTCCTCTGGGGAGGAGCGTGGCAGTGACAGGAAGGAAAGAAGCCAAGCTtgcctggggggctcccagcgaagcagtgacccaggccagccctgcttagCCTGGGAGAGGGGACAGAAGGGCAAAGTCTGACCGGGCCCAGCAGCCTaagcccaccccatccccaccagGCCTGGCAGACACCTCCTCGTGCTCCGGGTGTGCCTGGAatggggccctgccctgccccagcagcccTGCACCTTGCAGCCAGTTGAGGGAGTTCTCGGTCTTGAGGGAGATGCGGCTCTCCTGGCTCCGGTAGATTGTCGGCTCCTTGCCCTGGAAGTCGCTGACGGTCCCAGCGTAGAGCTCACCATCTGCCGGGGAAAGACAGACCCGCTGGCATAAGGAGGGACCGGTTCCTCCCTCCCCGCTGCTGGCACTGGGTCTGGGGCAGATCCAGCTGCCATCTCCCCTCATTCGGGGTGGCTGCACCAGGGGTTTCTCCGAGCCCCCTGCCAGGGAGCCGTGCTGCAGTGCTCTGTGTAGGGGTGCGTTTCACAAGGGCTGACGGCTCTGTGCCAGGTCTATCCCGCTGCTGCCGTCCAGCTGAAGGCGCATATCGATCCAGCCAGAAGGAGACAGGGAGAGCAGAGCTCCCAGGCACCTCCTATGGCCCGGCCTGGCAGCGGTGGGTGTGGGCACCACGCGTCCCTCTGCCAGGGAGCCAGTGTCACCCCACTGGCCCCATCTCTGCTTCCGCTGGCTGTTCCTCATCCACGGGCTGGGCCGCAGGGTGCACAGtcattcccctcacccccaccctgggagacccaggggagGTACCAGCCCCTCCTTACCGACCATGATGGCAGTGGATTTGTATTCGGGGTCGAAGGGGCAGCGGCCTTTCccgtcctccagcagcagctccctcGCCTGGCTGAAGTTCTGCACATTCTGCAGAGGGGAGGATGCTCTGAGCGGGAAGAgtcaggtggggggggaggcggggccaggaggggtggggagggcaggagccggggaagGCAGGTGTGGTGTCTCCTGCCCTTTCCTCACGCCTCCAGGGTATTTCACTGGGCAGGTTACTGAGTCCATCCAagtccctcctgctgccccatcaCACCCCAGGGCCCTCGCCACCGCCCTgccagggctcagagctgggcCTGGAGTCCCGCCAGGGAgaactgggtgcaggagggatgctgGGGAGGGATCAGCTCTGGGGCCCACATGCTGACCCCTAACTCTGCTCAGCTCTTCCTTGAGCAGCAGAGCGTCGCCCAGCCGGGGCGGGAATAGTGAGCTGTGTCCCTGGGGTGACAGGGACCTGTGCTGCCTCAGAGCCGGCCACGGGTGCAGGGAGAGCCCCCAGGCCAGTGCTCCCTGCAGGCGGAGTGGGgcagtggggcggggcaggggccgggcagaGCTTGCACTGAGAGGCCCCGTGCAGCACTCACGAGGTAGGTGCACACAGGGCTGAAGGCGCCGGTCCCGCAGGCGTACAGGTGGCTGCTgttcagctgcagcaggatcttGATGTAATTGTGACAGTCCCTCTGTGGGGAAGGCGAGAGGCACCGGCTCAGTCTGCCCCACACGGAGGCTCGCTCCTTCCCAGGCACagcacccgcagcccctgccagccctgccgccagccctggggccagccctgccgccccgccctgcccaggtTCCGGGCCCGGCAGGGAAGTGCAGCCCTGGGGCCCCGGGAGCCCAGTGGGGTCTAGGGACGCAGATGGAGCAACCGGGGCCAAACGAACACCGGCCCCCACGGGACAGGCCAGGAGCCTGGGCCTAAGTTTCAGTTTCTTTCCTGAGAGacagcaccaccagcagcacagtgccccctagtgccaccctggggcaatgaggccagccctgactgccaggggcgAGCACCCCTGCTAGCCCcccgccctcaccccacagcacagaaccccctagtgctgccctgggACCAGCATTGACAgcctggggagagcgccccctgctgagcctccgGCCCACAGCACCCGAGGGTTCTGCATCCAGGCAGCGCTATGacaagggctggctgcaggccccACGCTGACTTTTCTtgccccactgagcacattcagctcaaggcctctccccagcaaTGGGCCCGTCTCCCCAGTCCCATCCCCGTGGTCTCTTGGCACAGGCAGGCTGGCAGTGCACTCACCTGGGGGTCCTTGCCCTTGAACGCACACTGCTTCTTCCTCTCCTTGTCCGCGCTCCAGGGCAGCTGTGGGCGAGGGGGACAGTTATCAGGAGAGCCCTCCCTGGCAGCGCCCCCACTAGCAGCCGGCGCGGCCCTTCCCCCGGGGACAGGCTCACAGCTGCTCCGGGGCATCCCACTGCCGGCCACGCTGGGAAACGCTGCCTGGGCGCAGGAGCAGCTCTCACGCCGGAGGCTCAGAGCCCAGAGGCAACAAGGAGacgccccgctccccccaggcCAGTGAGCCAGCAGGGCGTGGGggtgcgtgaaagccagcacccTGCTCCTCCGAGAGGGCCTGGCTTTGTGCTGAACTCATCAGCCCCAGCTCGCTGTCCTGCCGGCTCCCAGAACATGCAGCCACTTGCAGGGCTCGGGAGAGACGCTGGGAGCGCCGGGGAAGGAATCTCACAGGAGCCGGCACCAGGCCCATCCCCAGCGCTTGCCCCCGCCCGCCCAGCGTgctcctgccccaggggctggtccAGCCACCCATGCGCCCGCAGGCCGCTCTCCCGGCAGTGCCCCGCGCGTGTGGGCCGCGCCAGGCGACTTACGAGCTGGTGCTGTGGGCCAGGCTGGAAATGGCTGGTGTTGAGGGCGAAAAGGAACTCGCGGGCCCCCACGTACAAGGTCCCCCCGTCCGGGCTCAGCAGCAAGGTTGTGTAGTTGGTGACTCCGTCCTTCTCAAACCACCACACGGGTCTCTCGGAGGAGTCTGGGGAGACCCAGCAACACACCCGTCAGTGCATCCAGGGCTCCATGCTTAGAGCCTGGGCAGAGAGCCAGACCCACCCCTGGGCATCCCAGCACCCCAAGGCACAGCCTGATCCCCAGCCGTGGCACTGGGCAGCCCCCAGCTCTCCGGAATCCACACACTGGCACTGCCCACCGCTcccccagcagggctggctcctccCTCCCGGTACAAACGGCGAGTCATGAAACGTGGACTCACCCAGCcaactctgccggtgcccctcaatcccgacccgcagcccctgctagcccagccatgggcacccccacagctctgctgctgcttatcattcccaacccacagcccctgctagcccggccctgggcaccccacagctctgcggtgcccctcaatcccgacccgcagcccctgctagcccagccctgggcacccccacagctctgccgctgCTTATCATTCCCAACCTGCAGCCTCTGCTagcccagcgctgggctccccacAGTTCTTGGAGCCCCTGAGAGCTCACAAGGACCCTATGGCCATTTCCTGACAAGAAGCTGGCTAGGCCTTTGACAGAGTGGGACTTTTCTGTAATATTCTGTATGAACacggtgtgtgcctcagtttcccctatatgcgGCATCAACTAGCAGTTCAGAAAAGGCTATTTGCTCTCTGCAGACAGCCAGGTGTGACTGACCTAGCACCACAGGGGTAAAGGCCACTCCAATTGCCCGGACATTTGGTACCTAGCAACTAATGACCATGGATGGCCcacgcacacacccctcccccctccgcagGACGCCAGCCAGCTTCGCCTGGGAACAAGAACAAGGACTGAGAGGGGCCAGGCAGGGTTGTTAAGTGGAGGCTGCTGGAAGCTGGagtccctgaactgtgacaaaagAGGCTTCGGGGCAGCCCAAGATGGACCAAGCCTTGGCTgggttggggattagtcctgctttgagcagggggttggactagacacctcctgaggttccttccaaccctgatagtctgtgattctatgaccagGCTGTAACTTTGTTCTGTGCTACCCCAGGCCTGCCTATGCTGTGTGCAGCTAAACCCGGCTGCTTCTCCACTGCCGCTGGGGGTGCATTGCGTCTCCCTCTGCTGCCCGTCTCAGGTGGACTCTGCTGGGTGCTCAAGGTGCTGAGGTTCAGTGCCAGGAGGTGGCGAAGCAAGTGGCTTGCCCTAGTGAAAGGGTCTGGCTCACTGAGGGGGTCTCCGAGGCCTGTTCCAGAGCACTGGACATGTGGATCCGTGACAGGCCCTCTGGCTGGAAGGAGACCCCCTTGCCTTGGTTTCTGGTTTGACTGGGTTCTTCCCCCTCCCGGGCTGTAATGCCAAGCCACAGAGTCAAGCCTTTTTATTCTGGTGGTTCCTGGCCTGCtggtctctgccatgtgctgcccccagggcacgctccaggccccagcacgccaagcgcgtgcttggggcggcatgccgcggggggcgctctgcccgtcgccgggagggcggcaggcggctctggtggaccttccgcagacgtgcctgcggagggtccgctggtcccacggctctggtggagcatccgcaggcacgtctgcaggaggtccaccggagccccgggaccggcgacgccagagcgccccccatgcttggggcggcgaaatggctagagccgcccctggctccagggGCTTCCTTTGCCTGGTGAGGATTAACTCAAACCCACCTCCTGGCTGCCAAGCAGGCCCTTCAACCTGGCAGAGCACTGGGGTGGCTGGAGAGCGTGGCTGGCTCGTCTGTCACCAGCcgggggcccagccccccaggcctTGCCCGGGGAAGTCAGTGTGTGGGGGAagtctgggctgcagcctggcagcccctcctgggtctgtgctggattCTCCTGGGAGTtttgcagcagccagagccacAGGCCCCAACCCACCTGCAGACAGGAGAGCGGCTCTTCATATGAAAACCTCCTCTCCTATGAGCGCTCATCCCAACAGCaacccatggggtgggggtgtaggaccCAACTCCGTTCCCTACAGAGAACCAGGTCTGGCAGCCGCAGCCTGGCCATTGGGGCCCACGGATCTACTGCCTCAGCGGAATACAAaggtggctgctcctgctgcgcTCCTGGCCCCATAGCACACCTATCCACTCCCTGCACCaagcccctctgctccagcaGACTCCGGGCCCAGGGGGTCAAGCGAAGCAGTTGGTCTCCAGCTACtgcccagctggggatctggagcGGGCATGGGAGGGCCTGGCTGCCGGACCCCGTGAGCTGCATGcactggggagaggcagcagctgcaTGTTCTCCCCCTAGGGATCGTGGCACCAGAAGAGCCAACTTCGACGTCTCCCGCTCTAGCTCCTCAGCCGAAAGTGAGGCTGTGGCCATGGGGTGACAggtccccgcctcctcccttgtCCGCCCTAGAGCCGTGGT
It encodes the following:
- the SEMA4B gene encoding semaphorin-4B, producing the protein MGLGLSLSLLAPALWALLLLSASEETVPRVSLRYDSSERPVWWFEKDGVTNYTTLLLSPDGGTLYVGAREFLFALNTSHFQPGPQHQLLPWSADKERKKQCAFKGKDPQRDCHNYIKILLQLNSSHLYACGTGAFSPVCTYLNVQNFSQARELLLEDGKGRCPFDPEYKSTAIMVDGELYAGTVSDFQGKEPTIYRSQESRISLKTENSLNWLQDPAFVGSAYLRESLPPGNSEGDDDKVYFFFSETGKEFDFFENTIVSRIARVCKGDLGGERVLQRRWTTFLKAQLLCSRPDDGFPFNVLQDVFVLTPDERHWRDTVFYGVFTSQWNKGGPGSSAVCAFAMHDVQKAFGGFYKEVNRETQQWYTDTGPVPEPRPGACITSRTRHMKINSSLQMPDRVLNFIKDHFLMDSAIRSQPLLLQSRVHYQQICVQRVRGLHHTYDVLFLGTDDGRLHKAVSVNQKVHIIEEIRLFHAGHPVHKLLLDQSQGLLYAASYSAVAQVPLSNCSLYRSCGECVLSRDPYCAWSGEACRSVAQYHLQLPLHPQPWAQDIEDADTERLCQASNVSLPIPPLLRPPAEGPQCQQIQLLPNAVRPLPCRLLSNLASRLWVHNGTQINSSYLVLPDGALILVGSQERRGTYECWSLEEGFQKLMASYCVGVEELPPVLHVPLDAAGRSLPGQDALETISTSRSTSAVGSVSSRQDGKSYWPEFLVMCALFGAALLLLALFVLCRHRDSMKAFLKQGECPSGSHRKVGLPIESLPLNGSSLPSTAPDHKGYQALTDSSISTPPHAPPGASPAFSQSDRRPLSIRESFVEVSPACHRPRVRLGSEIRDSVV